From a single Papaver somniferum cultivar HN1 unplaced genomic scaffold, ASM357369v1 unplaced-scaffold_19, whole genome shotgun sequence genomic region:
- the LOC113338379 gene encoding uncharacterized protein LOC113338379, whose translation MEDSQSGEENADIEETIPGESSDDLDIGDIENTRKRQLGKKASKQLKKTGRAKSNAQEEMLEDIIKEQQSFNEHYKAQSLMKMGQRQAEFEAIQAKSAAKFAAKQARQEKLDLKKEADDDLAIMLKDVSTLDTVTREYFELRKMEILQRKRNQS comes from the exons ATGGAAGATTCTCAGAGTGGTGAGGAAAACGCTGATATTGAGGAAACAATTCCAGGCGAGTCCAGTGATGATCTAGATATTGGAGATATAGAGAACACACGTAAGCGTCAGTTGGGGAAGAAAGCATCGAAACAActaaagaaaacagggagagcaaAATCCAATGCCCAGGAGGAAATGCTAGAGGATATAATTAAGGAGCAGCAAAGTTTCAATGAACATTACAAAGCACAATCACTAATGAAGATGGGACAGAGACAAGCTGAGTTTGAAGCAATACAAGCTAAGTCTGCGGCAAAG TTTGCGGCGAAACAAGCTAGGCAAGAAAAACTCGATTTAAAGAAAGAAGCGGACGATGACTTGGCCATAATGTTGAAGGATGTCTCTACATTGGACACTGTAACAAGagagtacttcgaacttcgaaagaTGGAAATACTACAACgcaaaagaaaccaatcttaa
- the LOC113338904 gene encoding protein MAINTENANCE OF MERISTEMS-like, producing MLSRITSRFAQGKKMNNKKRKGKGPMEPEIDPNVGDLEVPDTGFDEDSEDETTPSVVSLDNYNCLEDSDKHASTDITYSSDPKFRYQHRGSLFSVIVYYKEITKHSPKIKYIIDKAGWGRLLAMEIGEASHPVIDYLVERWWDTTHTFHFPFGEMGFTPLDWVVLTGLSIGIGDDVPYNPVKYKFDYVREHVFQK from the coding sequence ATGTTGAGCAGAATAACGTCGAGATTTGCACAAGGAAAAAAGATGAATAATAAGAAACGCAAAGGTAAAGGTCCAATGGAGCCTGAAATAGACCCTAATGTTGGAGATTTGGAAGTTCCAGATACCGGGTTCGATGAAGATAGCGAAGATGAAACAACACCGTCCGTGGTATCCCTAGATAACTACAATTGCCTGGAAGATAGTGACAAACACGCTTCTACAGATATTACATATTCAAGCGATCCAAAATTCAGGTACCAACATCGTGGTTCACTCTTTTCGGTCATTGTTTATTATAAGGAGATAACAAAACATAGTCCAAAAATTAAATACATTATCGACAAGGCAGGATGGGGACGTTTATTAGCCATGGAAATAGGAGAAGCATCACACCCAGTGATTGATTATCTTGTTGAACGTTGGTGGGATACAACGCATACTTTTCACTTCCCTTTTGGTGAAATGGGATTCACGCCGCTTGATTGGGTAGTGTTGACAGGATTGAGTATTGGAATTGGGGATGATGTTCCGTATAACCCAGTCAAGTACAAATTTGATTATGTCCGTGAGCATGTTTTTCAGAAATAG